One Nocardioides dongkuii genomic window, CGTCGTCCTGCGCACCCCGCCGGGCGCCGCCCAGTTCCTCGCCTCCGCGTTCGACAAGGCCGAGTTCCCCGAGATCCTCGGCACCATCGCGGGCGACGACACCCTCCTGGTCATCGGCCGGGACCCGAAGGGCGGCGACGCGCTCGCCCACCGGTTCCTGGCCCTGGCCGACACCCACCACCAGAAGGAAGACCCCACGTGAGCAAGGTCCTGACGTCCCTCCCCATCGGCCAGCGGGTCGGTATCGCGTTCTCGGGGGGCCTGGACACCTCGGTGGCCGTGGCCTGGATGCGCGCCAAGGGGGCGGTCCCGTGCACCTACACCGCCGACATCGGCCAGTACGACGAGCCCGACATCAGCGGCGTCCCCGACCGGGCGCGTGAGTACGGCGCGGAGATCGCCCGCGCGGTCGACTGCCGGGCCTCGCTGGTCGAGGAGGGCCTGGCCGCGCTCGCGTGCGGCGCCTTCCACATCCGCTCCGGCGGCCGCGCGTACTTCAACACCACCCCGCTGGGCCGGGCGGTGACCGGGATGATGCTGGTGCGCGCGATGCACGAGGACGGCGTCGACATCTGGGGCGACGGCTCGACGTTCAAGGGCAACGACATCGAGCGGTTCTACCGCTACGGCCTGCTCGCCAACCCGCAGCTGCGCATCTACAAGCCGTGGCTGGACGCCGACTTCGTGCACGAGCTCGGCGGCCGCACCGAGATGAGCCAGTGGCTCACCGAGCGCGGCCTGCCCTACCGTGACAGCAAGGAGAAGGCGTACTCCACCGACGCCAACATCTGGGGCGCCACCCACGAGGCCAAGACCCTCGAGCACCTCGACGTCTCCCTGGAGGTCGTCGAGCCGATCATGGGCGTGAAGTTCTGGGACCCGGCGGTCGAGATCCCCACCGAGGACGTCACGGTCCGCTTCGACCAGGGCCGGCCGGTGGCGATCAACGGCACGACGTACGACGACGCGGTGCAGCTGGTCACCGAGGCCAACGCGATCGGCGGCCGGCACGGCCTGGGCATGTCCGACCAGATCGAGAACCGGATCATCGAGGCCAAGTCGCGCGGCGTGTACGAGGCGCCGGGCATGGCCCTGCTGTGGATCGCCTACGAGCGGCTGCTGAACGCCGTGCACAACGAGGACACCGTCGCCAACTACCACTACGAGGGGCGGCGCCTGGGCCGGCTGCTCTACGAGGGCCGCTGGCTGGACCCGCAGGCGCTGATGATGCGCGAGGCCATCCAGCGCTGGGTCGCGTCGCTGGTGACCGGCGAGGTGACGCTGCGGCTGCGGCGCGGGGAGGACTACACGATCCTGGCGACCGACGGACCGTCGTTCTCCTACCACCCCGACAAGCTGTCCATGGAGCGCACCGACAACGCCGTCTTCGGTCCCACCG contains:
- the argG gene encoding argininosuccinate synthase, which produces MSKVLTSLPIGQRVGIAFSGGLDTSVAVAWMRAKGAVPCTYTADIGQYDEPDISGVPDRAREYGAEIARAVDCRASLVEEGLAALACGAFHIRSGGRAYFNTTPLGRAVTGMMLVRAMHEDGVDIWGDGSTFKGNDIERFYRYGLLANPQLRIYKPWLDADFVHELGGRTEMSQWLTERGLPYRDSKEKAYSTDANIWGATHEAKTLEHLDVSLEVVEPIMGVKFWDPAVEIPTEDVTVRFDQGRPVAINGTTYDDAVQLVTEANAIGGRHGLGMSDQIENRIIEAKSRGVYEAPGMALLWIAYERLLNAVHNEDTVANYHYEGRRLGRLLYEGRWLDPQALMMREAIQRWVASLVTGEVTLRLRRGEDYTILATDGPSFSYHPDKLSMERTDNAVFGPTDRIGQLTMRNLDIADSRSKLEQYASQPQDQGHVLVENGNLFGEIEPGGAESIARADVEDTLDDEALDHAAMDMGTD